Proteins co-encoded in one Malus domestica chromosome 09, GDT2T_hap1 genomic window:
- the LOC139187995 gene encoding uncharacterized protein isoform X1: protein MGSLWPQKPVKVQLGPVVLDMQMVEDFQSPDARAVAGGGGGGGGEGEGKEEYVYRIITAVEWGELQSSGSIFGGELDKKSGFIHLSNLNQLGEGLVYEVVDGSNSFPHFYGPSRSFIPLPLDAVTKADICQVANSVAVYWNEPLKL from the exons ATGGGCTCACTCTGGCCTCAAAAGCCCGTCAAAGTCCAACTGGGTCCAGTAGTATTAGATATGCAGATGGTGGAAGACTTTCAATCTCCAGACGCCAGAGCAGTGgctggaggtggaggtggaggtggaggtgaagGTGAGGGGAAGGAAGAATATGTGTACAGAATCATCACTGCTGTGGAGTGGGGAGAGTTGCAGAGCTCTGGCTCTATTTTTGGTGGAGAGCTTGACAAGAAGTCTGGGTTCATTCATCTGAGCAACCTCAACCag CTAGGTGAAGGGTTAGTATATGAAGTTGTTGACGGTTCCAATAGCTTCCCTCATTTCTATGGTCCATCTCGAAGTTTCATTCCTCTTCCTCTTGATGCCGTTACAAAAGCAGACATCTGTCAGGTGGCCAATTCAGTTGCAGTATACTGGAACGAGCCGCTTAAGCTTTGA
- the LOC139187995 gene encoding uncharacterized protein isoform X2 produces the protein MQSQLGPGLLVLENHMGSLWPQKPVKVQLGPVVLDMQMVEDFQSPDARAVAGGGGGGGGEGEGKEEYVYRIITAVEWGELQSSGSIFGGELDKKSGFIHLSNLNQIKREEAYGAR, from the exons ATGCAATCGCAGCTTGGGCCTGGACTCCTGGTGTTGGAAAATCATATGGGCTCACTCTGGCCTCAAAAGCCCGTCAAAGTCCAACTGGGTCCAGTAGTATTAGATATGCAGATGGTGGAAGACTTTCAATCTCCAGACGCCAGAGCAGTGgctggaggtggaggtggaggtggaggtgaagGTGAGGGGAAGGAAGAATATGTGTACAGAATCATCACTGCTGTGGAGTGGGGAGAGTTGCAGAGCTCTGGCTCTATTTTTGGTGGAGAGCTTGACAAGAAGTCTGGGTTCATTCATCTGAGCAACCTCAACCag ATTAAAAGAGAGGAAGCGTATGGAG CTAGGTGA
- the LOC103411785 gene encoding nitrogen regulatory protein P-II homolog produces the protein MATMASAGLLSPLHCHLSELPLLGSSSIRNKLAEFRFCQPNIALKHARNASIVPVVRAQSSSGYVPDSKFYKVEAILRPWRVSQVSSALLKIGIRGVTVSDVRGFGAQGGSTERHGGSEFSEDNFVAKIKMEIVVSKDQVEAVVDTIIEAARTGEIGDGKIFVVPVSDVIRVRTGERGEKAEKMTGGLSDVSSA, from the exons ATGGCTACAATGGCGAGTGCAGGCCTGCTTAGCCCCCTCCATTGCCACCTCAGCGAGCTTCCGCTTTTGGGTTCGAGCTCGATCCGCAACAAGCTCGCAGAATTTCGGTTCTGTCAGCCCAATATCGCTCTAAAGCACGCAAGAAATGCGTCCATTGTTCCGGTCGTACGAGCGCAGAGTTCTTCTG GTTATGTCCCAGACTCCAAATTTTACAAAGTCGAAGCGATTCTGAG GCCCTGGCGTGTTTCGCAGGTTTCTTCG GCTCTGCTGAAAATTGGAATTCGTGGTGTTACTGTATCTGATGTTCGAGGCTTTGGTGCTCAAGGTGGTTCAACAGAGAGGCACGGTG GCTCTGAATTTTCTGAAGACAATTTTGTTGCTAAGATTAAAATGGAGATTGTAGTGAGCAAAGACCAG GTTGAGGCTGTGGTTGACACAATAATTGAGGCAGCTAGGACTGGAGAAATCGGCGATGGCAAGATTTTTG TGGTGCCAGTCTCAGATGTAATCAGAGTTCGCACTG GGGAGCGTGGAGAGAAGGCGGAGAAGATGACAGGAGGGCTGTCTGACGTGTCCTCTGCTTGA
- the LOC139187997 gene encoding protein FAR1-RELATED SEQUENCE 5-like isoform X2, producing MIDSEEANNINNDDSNEFDCTPRCGMEFDSQEAAYNLYNAYGRKVGFSIRKERHYKNKKTNEVTSRIFACSKEGFRLQDKRDYKIKKPRAETRTGCHAKMVIKLNRSNGRFFVHEFEEQHNHALQKPECAHMLPSQRKISDSQAAELDLAEESGISLRESYELMAKHVGGRESLGYTRVDQKNYLLSRRQRKMVYGEAGSLLRYFQGKTVENPSFFYAVQLDNEEQITNIFWADAKMISDYGHFGDVVSFDTTYKTNRAGRPFAVFSGLNHHREIVVFGAALMYDETAPSFIWLFETFLVAMSNKAPKTIFTDQDAAMMNAIPHVMPDTYHRLCLWHMMQNALKNVNCVFKGNSGVREVLKKFIDEYEDEDEFLVAWDEMLVKHNVQGKALEWLKGIKKLRKKWAKAYVKMAWSAGMTTTGISESFNGRLKEYLQSDYNVVQFFMHFERVLDDQRYKEYQAEYNLCYKNAQVKVPAMMVKQAGDTYTKAIFEEFQEQYGESLDLRIKSTVDDGEVVVYTVFPPYGAFMERHVRRERDSNIIWCSCRLFEIKGILCSHAIKILREVMDTLEIPSQYILKRWTKKARAESIQDMHGKEIQVDPRLQQSSRFRSLCHAFTQISSRAAESDETYEIALSCAHKLGKLTEDKLSLQINGKTEDEGEDSAPIMALNHSNDVPNLNNATVVQAKGLKKRETCRGRRRLKSCLEKAIAKRKRSSNSHLSKETCVPNETVAAGCYIASPPPFFCAPVMAEPRGPFPVVSTLNSVSGN from the exons ATGATTGATTCTGAAGAAGCAAATAATATCAACAATGATGACTCGAACGAATTCGATTGTACACCGAGGTGTGGTATGGAGTTTGATTCGCAAGAAGCAGCCTATAATTTATACAATGCCTACGGACGAAAAGTGGGATTTAGTATTAGAAAAGAACGTCACTACAAgaataagaaaactaatgaagtCACTTCAAGAATTTTTGCTTGTAGTAAGGAGGGTTTTCGGCTCCAAGATAAGCGGGATTACAAGATAAAGAAGCCAAGGGCAGAGACACGGACAGGTTGTcatgctaaaatggttattaagTTGAATAGATCTAATGGAAGGTTTTTTGTGCATGAATTTGAGGAACAACACAATCATGCTCTTCAGAAACCAGAGTGTGCACATATGCTACCATCTCAGCGAAAAATATCAGACTCTCAGGCTGCTGAGTTAGACTTGGCAGAAGAATCTGGTATCTCACTTCGGGAATCTTATGAGTTGATGGCTAAGCATGTTGGAGGAAGGGAATCTCTTGGTTATACAAGGGTTGATCAGAAGAACTATCTTTTGTCTAGAAGGCAAAGAAAAATGGTGTATGGTGAAGCAGGAAGCTTGTTGAGATATTTTCAAGGTAAGACAGTTGAAAatccttcatttttttatgCCGTACAATTGGATAATGAAGAGCAAATAACCAATATATTCTGGGCAGATGCTAAAATGATAAGTGACTATGGTCATTTTGGAGACGTTGTTTCATTTGACACTACCTATAAAACTAATCGAGCAGGTCGTCCATTTGCTGTGTTTTCTGGCTTGAATCATCATCGAGAAATTGTAGTTTTTGGGGCAGCATTGATGTACGATGAAACTGCTCCCTCGTTTATTTGGTTATTTGAAACTTTTTTGGTAGCAATGTCCAACAAGGCTCCCAAAACCATTTTTACAGACCAAGATGCTGCTATGATGAATGCCATTCCACATGTGATGCCTGATACATATCATAGGCTTTGCTTGTGGCATATGATGCAAAATGCACTAAAGAATGTTAATTGTGTATTCAAGGGTAACAGTGGAGTTAGAGAAGTCCTAAAAAAGTTCATTGATGAAtatgaggatgaggatgagtTTTTAGTGGCTTGGGATGAAATGCTTGTGAAACATAATGTGCAGGGGAAAGCATTAGAGTGGTTGAAAGGAATAAAGAAGTTGAGAAAAAAATGGGCTAAGGCATATGTAAAGATGGCATGGTCTGCAGGAATGACAACTACGGGAATTAGTGAGAGCTTCAATGGTAGGTTAAAGGAGTATTTACAGTCTGACTATAATGTGGTACAATTTTTCATGCATTTTGAGAGAGTACTTGATGATCAGAGGTATAAGGAGTACCAAGCCGAATATAACTTGTGTTATAAGAATGCACAAGTGAAAGTTCCAGCTATGATGGTCAAACAAGCAGGTGATACTTACACGAAAGCAATATTTGAGGAATTTCAAGAACAATATGGGGAATCTCTTGATTTAAGAATAAAAAGTACCGTTGATGATGGTGAAGTTGTTGTGTACACAGTTTTTCCACCTTACGGTGCTTTTATGGAACGACATGtgaggagggagagagattcaAACATAATCTGGTGCAGTTGCAGATTGTTTGAGATAAAAGGTATTTTGTGTAGTCATGCCATAAAAATCCTTAGAGAGGTAATGGACACCTTGGAGATCCCTAGTCAATATATTTTGAAAAGGTGGACTAAAAAAGCTAGGGCTGAGAGCATACAAGACATGCATGGGAAGGAAATCCAAGTTGATCCTAGATTGCAACAGAGCTCTCGATTTAGGTCCTTGTGCCACGCATTTACTCAGATCTCGTCCAGGGCTGCAGAAAGTGATGAAACATATGAAATAGCTCTTAGCTGTGCACATAAGTTGGGTAAATTGACTGAAGACAAGCTCAGTTTACAAATTAATGGTAAAACAGAAGATGAGGGTGAGGATTCTGCCCCCATTATGGCTCTAAACCATTCTAATGATGTTCCCAACTTGAATAATGCCACTGTTGTCCAAGCAAAAGGATTAAAGAAGAGAGAGACTTGTCGGGGAAGAAGACGACTCAAGAGTTGTTTGGAAAAAGCTATAGCCAAAAGGAAGCGATCATCTAACTCCCATTTATCAAAG GAAACTTGTGTTCCAAATGAGACCGTTGCAGCGGGATGTTATATTGCTTCTCCTCCACCCTTTTTTTGTGCTCCCGTGATGGCTGAACCAAGGGGACCTTTTCCAGTGGTGAGTACTTTGAATTCGGTGAGTGGTAATTAA
- the LOC139187997 gene encoding protein FAR1-RELATED SEQUENCE 5-like isoform X1, whose product MLIFLCTIPFSILQIRLKMIDSEEANNINNDDSNEFDCTPRCGMEFDSQEAAYNLYNAYGRKVGFSIRKERHYKNKKTNEVTSRIFACSKEGFRLQDKRDYKIKKPRAETRTGCHAKMVIKLNRSNGRFFVHEFEEQHNHALQKPECAHMLPSQRKISDSQAAELDLAEESGISLRESYELMAKHVGGRESLGYTRVDQKNYLLSRRQRKMVYGEAGSLLRYFQGKTVENPSFFYAVQLDNEEQITNIFWADAKMISDYGHFGDVVSFDTTYKTNRAGRPFAVFSGLNHHREIVVFGAALMYDETAPSFIWLFETFLVAMSNKAPKTIFTDQDAAMMNAIPHVMPDTYHRLCLWHMMQNALKNVNCVFKGNSGVREVLKKFIDEYEDEDEFLVAWDEMLVKHNVQGKALEWLKGIKKLRKKWAKAYVKMAWSAGMTTTGISESFNGRLKEYLQSDYNVVQFFMHFERVLDDQRYKEYQAEYNLCYKNAQVKVPAMMVKQAGDTYTKAIFEEFQEQYGESLDLRIKSTVDDGEVVVYTVFPPYGAFMERHVRRERDSNIIWCSCRLFEIKGILCSHAIKILREVMDTLEIPSQYILKRWTKKARAESIQDMHGKEIQVDPRLQQSSRFRSLCHAFTQISSRAAESDETYEIALSCAHKLGKLTEDKLSLQINGKTEDEGEDSAPIMALNHSNDVPNLNNATVVQAKGLKKRETCRGRRRLKSCLEKAIAKRKRSSNSHLSKETCVPNETVAAGCYIASPPPFFCAPVMAEPRGPFPVVSTLNSVSGN is encoded by the exons ATGTTGATTTTTTTATGTACCATACCTTTTTCTATACTGCAGATCCGATTGAAAATGATTGATTCTGAAGAAGCAAATAATATCAACAATGATGACTCGAACGAATTCGATTGTACACCGAGGTGTGGTATGGAGTTTGATTCGCAAGAAGCAGCCTATAATTTATACAATGCCTACGGACGAAAAGTGGGATTTAGTATTAGAAAAGAACGTCACTACAAgaataagaaaactaatgaagtCACTTCAAGAATTTTTGCTTGTAGTAAGGAGGGTTTTCGGCTCCAAGATAAGCGGGATTACAAGATAAAGAAGCCAAGGGCAGAGACACGGACAGGTTGTcatgctaaaatggttattaagTTGAATAGATCTAATGGAAGGTTTTTTGTGCATGAATTTGAGGAACAACACAATCATGCTCTTCAGAAACCAGAGTGTGCACATATGCTACCATCTCAGCGAAAAATATCAGACTCTCAGGCTGCTGAGTTAGACTTGGCAGAAGAATCTGGTATCTCACTTCGGGAATCTTATGAGTTGATGGCTAAGCATGTTGGAGGAAGGGAATCTCTTGGTTATACAAGGGTTGATCAGAAGAACTATCTTTTGTCTAGAAGGCAAAGAAAAATGGTGTATGGTGAAGCAGGAAGCTTGTTGAGATATTTTCAAGGTAAGACAGTTGAAAatccttcatttttttatgCCGTACAATTGGATAATGAAGAGCAAATAACCAATATATTCTGGGCAGATGCTAAAATGATAAGTGACTATGGTCATTTTGGAGACGTTGTTTCATTTGACACTACCTATAAAACTAATCGAGCAGGTCGTCCATTTGCTGTGTTTTCTGGCTTGAATCATCATCGAGAAATTGTAGTTTTTGGGGCAGCATTGATGTACGATGAAACTGCTCCCTCGTTTATTTGGTTATTTGAAACTTTTTTGGTAGCAATGTCCAACAAGGCTCCCAAAACCATTTTTACAGACCAAGATGCTGCTATGATGAATGCCATTCCACATGTGATGCCTGATACATATCATAGGCTTTGCTTGTGGCATATGATGCAAAATGCACTAAAGAATGTTAATTGTGTATTCAAGGGTAACAGTGGAGTTAGAGAAGTCCTAAAAAAGTTCATTGATGAAtatgaggatgaggatgagtTTTTAGTGGCTTGGGATGAAATGCTTGTGAAACATAATGTGCAGGGGAAAGCATTAGAGTGGTTGAAAGGAATAAAGAAGTTGAGAAAAAAATGGGCTAAGGCATATGTAAAGATGGCATGGTCTGCAGGAATGACAACTACGGGAATTAGTGAGAGCTTCAATGGTAGGTTAAAGGAGTATTTACAGTCTGACTATAATGTGGTACAATTTTTCATGCATTTTGAGAGAGTACTTGATGATCAGAGGTATAAGGAGTACCAAGCCGAATATAACTTGTGTTATAAGAATGCACAAGTGAAAGTTCCAGCTATGATGGTCAAACAAGCAGGTGATACTTACACGAAAGCAATATTTGAGGAATTTCAAGAACAATATGGGGAATCTCTTGATTTAAGAATAAAAAGTACCGTTGATGATGGTGAAGTTGTTGTGTACACAGTTTTTCCACCTTACGGTGCTTTTATGGAACGACATGtgaggagggagagagattcaAACATAATCTGGTGCAGTTGCAGATTGTTTGAGATAAAAGGTATTTTGTGTAGTCATGCCATAAAAATCCTTAGAGAGGTAATGGACACCTTGGAGATCCCTAGTCAATATATTTTGAAAAGGTGGACTAAAAAAGCTAGGGCTGAGAGCATACAAGACATGCATGGGAAGGAAATCCAAGTTGATCCTAGATTGCAACAGAGCTCTCGATTTAGGTCCTTGTGCCACGCATTTACTCAGATCTCGTCCAGGGCTGCAGAAAGTGATGAAACATATGAAATAGCTCTTAGCTGTGCACATAAGTTGGGTAAATTGACTGAAGACAAGCTCAGTTTACAAATTAATGGTAAAACAGAAGATGAGGGTGAGGATTCTGCCCCCATTATGGCTCTAAACCATTCTAATGATGTTCCCAACTTGAATAATGCCACTGTTGTCCAAGCAAAAGGATTAAAGAAGAGAGAGACTTGTCGGGGAAGAAGACGACTCAAGAGTTGTTTGGAAAAAGCTATAGCCAAAAGGAAGCGATCATCTAACTCCCATTTATCAAAG GAAACTTGTGTTCCAAATGAGACCGTTGCAGCGGGATGTTATATTGCTTCTCCTCCACCCTTTTTTTGTGCTCCCGTGATGGCTGAACCAAGGGGACCTTTTCCAGTGGTGAGTACTTTGAATTCGGTGAGTGGTAATTAA
- the ARF gene encoding ADP-ribosylation factor isoform X1, producing MGLSFTKLFSRLFAKKEMRILMVGLDAAGKTTILYKLKLGEIVTTIPTIGFNVETVEYKNISFTVWDVGGQDKIRPLWRHYFQNTQGLIFVVDSNDRDRVVEARDELHRMLNEDELREAVLLVFANKQDLPNAMNAAEITDKLGLHSLRQRHWYIQSTCATSGEGLYEGLDWLSNNIANKVDSCSHTL from the exons ATGGGGCTGTCATTCACGAAGCTGTTCAGCCGTCTGTTTGCGAAGAAGGAGATGCGCATTCTGATGGTGGGTCTCGATGCGGCTGGTAAGACCACCATTCTCTATAAGCTCAAGCTCGGCGAGATCGTCACCACCATTCCCACCATTG GATTCAATGTGGAGACTGTGGAATACAAGAACATCAGCTTTACTGTGTGGGATGTCGGGGGTCAGGACAAG ATCCGACCTTTGTGGAGGCATTACTTCCAGAACACACAAGGACTTATCTTTGTGGTTGATAGCAACGATCGTGACCGTGTGGTTGAAGCCAGAGATGAGCTTCACAGAATGTTGAATGAG GATGAGTTGAGGGAGGCTGTGCTTCTTGTATTTGCAAACAAGCAAGATCTTCCAAATGCCATGAATGCTGCTGAAATAACTGATAAGCTTGGTCTTCACTCTCTCCGTCAACGCCACTG GTATATCCAGAGCACGTGCGCCACTTCTGGTGAAGGACTGTACGAGGGTCTTGACTGGCTCTCAAACAATATTGCAAACAAGGTGGACTCATGCTCTCATACATTATAA
- the ARF gene encoding ADP-ribosylation factor isoform X2 codes for MGLSFTKLFSRLFAKKEMRILMVGLDAAGKTTILYKLKLGEIVTTIPTIGFNVETVEYKNISFTVWDVGGQDKIRPLWRHYFQNTQGLIFVVDSNDRDRVVEARDELHRMLNEDELREAVLLVFANKQDLPNAMNAAEITDKLGLHSLRQRHWYIQSTCATSGEGLYEGLDWLSNNIANKA; via the exons ATGGGGCTGTCATTCACGAAGCTGTTCAGCCGTCTGTTTGCGAAGAAGGAGATGCGCATTCTGATGGTGGGTCTCGATGCGGCTGGTAAGACCACCATTCTCTATAAGCTCAAGCTCGGCGAGATCGTCACCACCATTCCCACCATTG GATTCAATGTGGAGACTGTGGAATACAAGAACATCAGCTTTACTGTGTGGGATGTCGGGGGTCAGGACAAG ATCCGACCTTTGTGGAGGCATTACTTCCAGAACACACAAGGACTTATCTTTGTGGTTGATAGCAACGATCGTGACCGTGTGGTTGAAGCCAGAGATGAGCTTCACAGAATGTTGAATGAG GATGAGTTGAGGGAGGCTGTGCTTCTTGTATTTGCAAACAAGCAAGATCTTCCAAATGCCATGAATGCTGCTGAAATAACTGATAAGCTTGGTCTTCACTCTCTCCGTCAACGCCACTG GTATATCCAGAGCACGTGCGCCACTTCTGGTGAAGGACTGTACGAGGGTCTTGACTGGCTCTCAAACAATATTGCAAACAAG GCATAG
- the LOC103444297 gene encoding coatomer subunit delta-like gives MVVLAASIISKSGKVLVSRQFVDMSRIRIEGLLAAFPKLVGTGKQHTYVETENVRYVYQPIEALFLVLVTNKQSNILEDLETLRLLSKLAPEYSLSLDEEGVCKTAFELIFAFDEVISLGHKENVTVAQVKQYCEMESHEEKLHKLVMQSKINETKDVMKRKASEIDKSKIDRGRADKGGYMSLQSMGSGRIESAFSEMSISSSGSGFGGGSGFGLSTDIDSFSTKTKGRPPSSATAPPKGLGMQLGKSQRTNQFLESLKAEGEVILEDVQPKAGQSKTAAPPLTDPVTLNVEEKLNVTLKRDGGLSNFDVQGTLSLQILNQEDAYIQVQIETGGNPGILFKTHPNMNKELFSNNNILGLKDTSRPFPTGQTGDAGGVGLLRWRMQTSDESMVPLTINCWPTVSGNETYVNIEYEASEMFDLRNVVISVPLPAAREAPRVNQIEGEWRYDARNSTLEWSILLVDNSNRSGSLEFVVPPADPSVFFPISVCFSATETFSDLKVLNIIPLQGTAAPKFSQRTQLITENYQVV, from the exons ATG GTTGTGCTTGCTGCTTCCATTATAAGCAAGTCTGGGAAAG TGCTTGTATCTAGACAATTTGTGGATATGTCACGTATAAGAATTGAAGGTCTTCTTGCGGCTTTCCCTAAGTTGGTTGGCACTGGCAAACAACATACTTATGTCGAGACAGAAAATGTGCGCTATGTTTACCAGCCAATAGAAGCTTTGTTCTTGGTACTTGTTACGAACAAGCAGAGCAATATACTGGAAGATTTGGAGACTTTGCGGCTACTCTCTAAACTT GCACCTGAATACTCTTTGTCCCTAGATGAAGAGGGTGTATGCAAGACAGCTTTTGAGttaatttttgcttttgatgaAGTCATCTCTCTTGGGCACAAGGAAAACGTGACTGTTGCACAGGTGAAGCAGTACTGTGAAATGGAGAGTCATGAAGAGAAACTGCACAAGCTTGTGATGCAGAGCAAGATAAATGAAACCAAGGATGTTATGAAGCGGAAGGCTAGTGAGATTGACAAAAGCAAG ATTGATAGGGGCAGAGCTGATAAAGGCGGATATATGTCTTTACAGTCAATGGGATCTGGGAGAATTGAGAGTGCGTTTAGTGAGATGAGCATATCCAGTAGTGGAAGTGGCTTTGGAGGTGGTTCTGGTTTCGGATTGAGTACTGATATTGACTCATTTTCCACAAAGACCAAAG GTCGTCCACCTTCGTCTGCTACTGCTCCTCCAAAGGGTTTGGGTATGCAGCTGGGAAAATCACAAAGGACCAACCAATTTTTGGAGTCCTTGAAAGCAGAGGGAGAGGTGATTCTTGAAGATGTACAGCCAAAAGCAGGCCAGTCTAAAACAGCTGCCCCACCTCTAACTGATCCTGTCACTTTGAATGTTGAAGAGAAACTTAACGTAACCCTTAAACGTGATGGTGGATTGAGCAACTTTGATGTTCAGGGGACATTATCTCTGCAAATTCTTAACCAGGAAGATGCATATATCCAAGTTCAG ATTGAAACTGGTGGAAATCCTGGCATCCTTTTCAAAACACACCCTAACATGAACAAAGAGTTATTCTCCAATAATAACATTCTAGGCCTAAAGGATACGTCTAGGCCTTTTCCTACTGGTCAAACTGGTGATGCAGGAGGTGTTGGTCTTTTGAGATGGAGAATGCAGACTTCAGATGAGTCAATGGTGCCCCTAACAA TCAACTGTTGGCCCACTGTTTCTGGGAATGAAACTTATGTCAACATTGAGTACGAGGCTTCAGAGATGTTTGATCTGAGAAATGTTGTTATCTCAGTACCTCTTCCAGCTGCGAGAGAGGCTCCACGAGTAAACCAGATTGAAGGTGAATGGAG ATATGATGCCAGGAATTCAACGTTGGAGTGGTCCATACTTCTTGTAGATAACTCGAACCGCAG TGGGTCATTGGAGTTTGTTGTTCCCCCAGCAGACCCATCTGTATTTTTCCCCATTTCTGTGTGCTTCTCTGCCACCGAGACATTCAGTGACCTGAAG GTTTTGAACATTATACCTCTGCAAGGTACAGCCGCTCCCAAGTTTTCTCAAAGAACGCAGTTGATCACGGAGAATTACCAAGTGGTGTGA